One Magnolia sinica isolate HGM2019 chromosome 2, MsV1, whole genome shotgun sequence genomic window, CCGCTTCACATCATTCTCTGGGACACTTACATCACTCCCGACACCCTTAACTGAAGAACCTGATTGTCCGCTGATCTGCACAGACATAACCCATGCTGGCTTATCAATTGcctcacaaagatttaatgttAAAGATAACCAGAAATGTCATCCAGATTTACAGAAAACAACAGCACAGAAATCTCATATGACAATGGATGCTAACAGAAAGCGGCACTTACAGTTTCATCAGGAACAATTGCGTATCTTTCTGATGGAGAAACCCAGACTTTCCCTGCTTATAAACAATCAGCAATGTAAGTAAAGCTGGCAGTCAAAGCATATGATGAGGTAGTAAAGGAGCGAGAAGGAAATGAGTAAGAACCTGAGAGAGACTCGACTTTTGAGGATTCCATCTTTTTGCCACTAGATCCATCCGCGCTCAAAGCCTCTACAATCTTGGGAATATTTCTACAGGTTTCCAGGTATGAGAACGGAGTTAGTTCAGACTGTTCAATTGACCATGGTCAATAAATAGGTGTCTAATCAATATGTGAAGCAGATTCTCCATTCTTACttataagaaagaaaaaggaaaaataattgCCGACGTACGGCTACAGATTTATGTTATGATACTGAACTGCCAATAATTGGTgttcaattatgtttatttgacCCTGCTACTCGAGTCTAATGCACCAGGAAAAGGCATTTCAAGTATATAACACATATCAGCCAACATATAGATCTGGCTTAAAATTATATTCGACATGTATTTTAGTAATAAACTCTGCGTGGCAGTGATACATGAGCAGGTTCCAGTCTCATGCCACAAGAAAGGAGGGTTCACGTCAGATGGGCAACCAGTCGATGAACTTTTGCCAAGAATTTGTGAGAATTCCTGTTTTGCTTGGCAACAGCAACGATATATGCAGTGCAAAATGcaccagggtgggccaccaataAAACTTACTCAAACAAAAGGCTATGcagaaatataaaaaataaaaaatctcacatAGAGGATATAGGACTTGTGGTCTGCACGCCTAGGATAAGTATTGTAGAAATAATTTAGCCTAGAGGAGTCCAACTAAAAGCTAGATATAATCATAGATTCTTTCTCACATTGCTCAGCAGCATCACTTTCACAATCAGCACAGTTGGTTTTTTGTCACTTGCCAGGTTAAACATTTTACTATGTTaccaaaaaagaacaaaaaaaatgcaAGGTTTAAAGTATTGTCTGAAACCGGTACCTATTGCCAGATAGGTACCGGTATCGCTCATGAACAGTATGGCTGTATCTGACCATATCAGCCTGAAATAGCCCAACACGGGCAAGACAGGTTGTATTGGTGGTGAACGATATGATACCTGACACACATTTAAAAACTTGAAAAAGTGGGAATTTGTACGTCACGGTAGATAATCAAAGCACATTACAACTTACTACTTCGAACTGAGGACTTACTGGTCAACGGAATCCCCATGTCCGAGCTGGCCACTTGTACCCCTACCCCATGAGAAGACATTTTGTCTATCAGTAACGGCAAGTGTATGCCTCCATCCGCACGAGATCTGCACTACTTTCTGCAAATAGATCCAATAAATTGTTTTAAGGTCAATTATCTATATATGAAAACTCTCAACCAAAGAACTGAAAAGGAGAGAGTTCCTGGACCAAAGTAGTATTGCCAAAAACACTATCTTAACAAGTTTGGTGAGCTTGGGAAAAAGACCGTGCCTGTTCATGTGAAAATTTAACTTGTGCTGGAGAGCAGTGGTCAACATTGTCACCAACACCAACCTGTCCAAACTGTATGGGAGCCAATATATTGGAAATATTAGGAGTGTTTTCAAGGAAACATCTGATCTCATGCAAATATAGCATGTCCAGTGCATGTCAGGTGCCATTTAGTGAATGGAACCACCACTATAACTTGTACCAATGTCATACTCTGGAAATCAGTCTGGACCAACAACCTCATGGATGGCGCCAATGCTTGTGCATTAATCAGGTAGTTCTAGACAACTGCTCTAAACTATTTTCTACCGCCAGCTGTCCAAAGACAGATGGATCAGGCAGCTAAGAGCTGCCAAGGAGCTTGATTTTTGCACTATGGCTCATCAAAGAGGTGGCCCACTGATTAAATGGTCCCGATCCATCACCACGTGCACCAATCAAATACTTGTAGCGTTGGCAGCATTTGCGAAATGGTGCCCAACATGCATCAGTTCCTAAACCTTACAGAGGACAAGGGATTAAGCGTACCCCAGACTGACATGTACAAACTTTGCTACAACTCTTTTCATTTGTACCAGTTGGAATGATTTATGATGGCTGCTAGATCTGTATCCCTATGTTGGGGACTTCACTTAATTCAAGAGATCAATGATAGAGAGGGGAGATCAGAAAACCCCAACCTTATTCCATCCCCAGCCATAAAGTTTTCCATCAGATGTGATTGCCATAGTGTGTCTCCAACCACCTGATATCTGAAATCATTTAAGCCAAACAGAGATGACAGAACCACGACGAAATAAGTACCAAAGGAAAAATGATTGGACATAACAAGACCTTATCAAATAGTGGTTTTGTGTTAAATAGAATTCATGAAAATCATTCAAAAGCCCCATTTTATTAATAGCATACAAAGCATAACATGAGCATgacatgtttggtggaccattagATGCATGTCACTGTGATTTATGACTTGAATACACAAGTGTCTGCCTTCATGAAAATCAGTCATATAACCCATTTTATTAATAGCATACAAAGTATGACAtgttctaatgcaggggcattttcacactgggctcgagtggggtcgcctgtgggatgcaggggcacactgacccatgcgatttggggcccacgggggaggtctcgtgttcaagactccttaccaggggtgattaatgcgcatttcacgccgggctcaagtggggtagcccgtgggatgcggggacacactcggggtgggcggcccatgtgatttggggcccacgaaggggttcggccgaggtcctaacccatgagatgtggggcctgggctatgagataaatagattaattcgccatactctaacagttcgagcttttacagcaagtggttaattgtcttacatcaaattgatatcaGAGTGGGacgtctcgtgttcgagactcctcaccagggtgattaatgcaggggcattttcacactggggtCGCATATggtatgcaggggcacactcggggtgggtgactcatgcgatttggggcccacgagggaggtctcatgttcgagactccttaccaagggtgattaatgcgcatttcacaccgggctcgagtggggtagcccgtatgatgcggggacacactcagggtgggcagcccatgtgatttggagcccacgaagggggttcggccaagttcctaacccatgagatgtggggcctgggctatgagataaagggattaattcatcatactctaacagttcgagcttttagagcaagtgattaattgtcctgcatcatgttCACTGGACCATTAGATGCATATCATTGTGAATTCTGACTTGAATACACTAGTGTTTACCAGCCTCTATGTACACCTGGAACTCTTCATCTCCATTTAGGTTGCCACACATAAATACCAGGCAATGAGATAATTGCAACACGGTACAGGATATATAGCATAGTGAGTGGGATAGAGAAACAGAAAAGGTGGATATGTGTTAGACAAGATGCTCAAGCCAAAAGCTAaatttttcaagaaaaatgggttGGGTTTCAATCTTCCCCAAATATTTCTGGCACAAACAGACTTAGAAGAGTCATAGAAACTCTATCTAGAGGTGGATAGCTCATCATGATTTCACGCATCAAATGAGTTTACCACTGATTTGCAAAACTGAGTTGCATCTAGGAGTCAGTTGAAGTATTGACCAAGTTCCCCCAACTTAGCGAGGTTTTGAGTAAGCTCAACGAGCTCTTTAAAATCCTTTTGGTAAAGGAAACATGCTAAGTATACAGACAGGTAAACGAAAACCCAGATCATTATCATGAAATGGACGACAAAGACAATTTTCACCTGTGAGACTGAAGTATTTCTTAGGGCCTCCAACTGTTGCGGAATGAGGTGATCTTCAAAGTCTCCATGCCCTAGTTGACCATATTTGCTCCATCCATAGGTGTACAAACTCCCAGAAGAGGAAACAGATATTGTATGCCGCCACCCACATGCGACCAGTGTCATCTTCTGAGAATATTGAAGTTACCAGAGAATGAGCCATAAATTAAGCGACAAACTTGAAAATATACATGGTGTGAGAAATCACTAGAAATGTGTATAGAGCAACAACAGAttgtcaaaattcacaaaatatgGAAAACATGGGAGTATTTTCCATTATGACTCTCATTAGCCACTAACCATGCGAATGTAGAATGCTGAACTATTATgaaatagtgtttttttttttttttttacgcactcacactgtagtggaatttcaccacctgaaATAGTTTCATTATGAACACCTATAAAATGTGATAGGGATAAAAATGCaataaaaaatagacaaaatgatGTGTTTCAGATACTCGGTTAATATCATGATTTGATGTGAAAGCTTGATACAAGTTTATGAGTATCTTTCTCCAGAATCCTTCAGTCAAGTTTCACAATTGGCTCATATAAAGAAAaaggcaatatatatatatatatatatatagaccttCCCTACACTAAACTGGCagtatgtcaatatgcttggtccaagCAAATGCTAAAGCACATTGCACCCCAATTTTCAATGTAGTGTAGCTTCTTGGGTCATGCATAAACATATAGATCTATTCATATGGAAATGGAAAACACCTGGATGTATTTGAACATGAGTGTGTACCTGAGGAAATCTCTTCACAGAGAAGTCACTCAAGGACTGGATAAATCACAAGACATAGGAGTCAGTCAAGGACCAGCTCAGTGAAGAGTAGAACATTACAAGGACAAACACCGCACGAATGTCAGAAATTGGTCAGATATTGGAATCAAGAGAAGAACTAAAGGTTTGTGGAAAATCAGTCTTCTCACAATTTGAGAAATATATACTATGATCTCTTGGGAAGTGTCCTCCTTCATGAATTAATGATGACAAAAAATATAGAACGAAACACATAAAACTACTCTTATAGACATACAGACAGATAAAATGAGTGTATCTAGCCATACATAAGAAGAACTAAGTTGAAGTGTCACAGGGAAAGGAAGGATGAAAGAGTTGGTTCAGTTTGTTGAAAGAACTTTGGCCCTGATGGAAGTTCACCTTCGCAATGCTTGATAAACTGGACCCTGGTGCTACTAAGAGGTGCATATGCATATATTAGAATCCAATACAAAGAATAAAATTCAACAGTACCACATGAAATAAAGTAATTCACCTCAAATTTGATACCCAGCCAGGTAAAGACAACTATTTCTAGTAACACAAACAATCACAAAAGAGGATATGCAATCGAGCATGGACAAAAAAAGTTGACTATATGAAATTGAAAATGGATCGGTGCAAAATTAATAAATCTTGGGGAGTTAATCGACATACTTCAACAGCAGAAACTTTCCCCGGCAAGAGTCGATCATTTCTGTCACCTAAGCCCAAATTTCCATACCGACCCCATCCCCATCCATATAGATCACCATCTTCTGTAACTGCAGCTGTATGTTCAGCACCAGCCGCAATCATTTTGACAGCTATGCCCTACGAAAACCCACACAAAGTATTAGGTAGGATGCATCACATACAAACCATTACAAAGAAGAATCAAATATCTCTACCAAATTGACAAATCAAAAGAAATTATGCATCTTCTGCATAATTATCCATAAGCACTGAGGCCTTGTTTGATAGGGAGGgaaaacaaaggaagaaaagaaaatggagcaCTTTTCTTACAATGGGACGTTTCACTGTATTTGGTTCGGAAAGAAAATAGAGGATTTCACCTACCATCAATACCCTTTTTCCATAGTCAAATTCTAATGGACAAGAAACGAGGTGAACTATGTGAGTGGAAATACAAGATTTCCTCTTGCTATTCAAACAACACCCTAAAATTGAAATCCATAAGGATCCATGTTTGGATAATGCTATGGAAATCATCCTTGAGTAATCATTACacatctcttttcttttccttcatttccctcctatcaaacaagccctaatgtTAGATGTAGTGATTGCAGAAAGAGAATATGTAAAACCATCAGGAAATAACACTGTTTCCAAAGCAATGATGTAAGTGAAATTCCCCAAAAAGCAATCAATGCCAATAACAAGGACGCAAAGAAGATGGCATCAGTAGAGAGTCTTAAAAGATAAAGAACAATGCTGACAAATCATCTGGCATACAAATGAAAAAACAAGGCAATACAGACATGTAATGCTCACTGGATGTAAAGATCATCCTTCTCTTTTTGATGCTCTGTGAAATCAGGACATTCCCATGCAATAAATAAGGATAAACATCAATGCTTTTGGTCCTTGACTAGATTATTATTGAAGGGATTCTGTTGATGCAATAGGTTGGCCTCTCACAGAACAGAGGTACCCTTGGTGATTGGTTGCTGGGTTGAAAAGATTCAAGAAGCTaggtgttaaagtcccttgatatacattgatatgacATCCTCTAATGGCTTGAGCTTTTACAGCAAGTGGTTATTTGGCATGGTATCAGAATGTAAGGTCATGTGTGATGTGTTCGAATCCCGatagcagcaaatatgcctccgtAATATATTCTCTCACGGGGGTCcattgtttatggtgtgagtgagcgtccctccacccttgcccagTATGTTAAAGTCCCtggatatacattgatatgccatcctctaatggctcgagcttttagaacaagtaaTTATTTGACAGTAGGGACATTTCTGTTTGCTTTTCCTATGTGCTCAAGGAAACTTTGATGCAGACGTTTTATAGTTAGGAAGGCTGATAACAGGACTCAAGGAGGCCAACTGTCCTTTTCATGAATGGCCTTCCTTTGCTGTAACCTTTGCTTTTAAATCTTGTAAAGTTTgcacatttgatttttttttttttttttttatcaggaaACTTAGAATGACAATGACTGGAGATGGATCTTGTATCAGGATCACCAACCCAATCAACACTAGAAACATTGCAATTTCCAAACTATCTAGGATCAaacatgtcttcttcttctttttcctcttcttcttcttctttttctttttttctttctttctttctttttttgatcAATAGGATCACGCATGCCTTCACTTGCTGAAGTACTCGTTTGCAGTACTTACTCTGCAGCACCCAATTGTCTGCTTTTCTATGCTTGATATGCTGTCAAATTCAATTAACCATTAAGGATTATATTCAGCCTACTGAAATGAGGAATTGTAATGCCCCAACTATGAATACATACTTTCTGTGAAACGGGCAGTAGCATTCCTTAGTTCAGCTTTACTCAACTGATAAGAGGTTTGCAGTTGACAACATTTGCCCTTTGGAGAAGATGCATAAAATCCTTCACAGTTCAGACAAGATTATTCCTTAGGCAGTTCTTTTGTACGAAATAATTCAGGATTCCtagacctctttttttttttttttttttcagaaatcaCTCCTTAAAGAAGCCCCTAGGGTGCTCTATTACGATTGGATTCTCACATAACATGTACATAACTTCTTATAGAAAAATTGTCTTTTAAAACATAGATGTCCATATTTTAGCTTCCCTATATGTTTCATTTTATCATATAGCTGTACAAACATGTCCGCATGCAAGGTTGATGCAGGTCCAATGTAGAGCCCAACCCACTTAAGCACATCTAAGCTCACTGTAGGGCCCAAAAAGACATGAGACCATAGCCCACCATACAGCCCAAAATATGTTGATTTTTAGACTGATTATTTACAGATTTGGAAATTATAATTTACTATTTTGGGGAGATATGagggctgatttaaagatgtgatgagGGTATAATTGACATGATTGAAGATATGTACTGGATTTAGAGATATAATTGTTTTCCATGTTTACTTTTTATTAGACATTTTCCATATAAAGAAATATTAGATTAGTTTGTAATAAATTGTGATTGATTCTCTTAATTGTAAATATTTCAATTAAGAATTTTTTTAGGGTCTATAAAAAGGGGTGATGGTGAAAGTTAGTAATTCGAATAATTTTCTAAGCGTGATTCTTCTTTAAGTTTTGTAAAAGAAAATTGTTGATATCTATAAAAGTTCACATTCTTTACTCCATTGTTCTTGTgagttttttccttttaatttctttGCAATTTAGGAATTAAGATTatcaagtcaatgagatctcaatAACCAAAGTACAAAAGAGATTAAAAAGTACACCCACAAGAACAGAGTAGAGAAGGAGAAAACTTTTATTGATATCAACCTTCTTATCTTACAAAAACTTTAAGAAAATTCACACACAAACATATTCAATCACTAACTACTACCCCCTATCCTAAAGGAATCTTTAATTGAAATCTCTCCAACTAAGAGATTCAAtcacaatttatttcaaattaatCTAATCTTTCTTTATATGGAAAAAGCCTAACGAAAAGCAAACATAGAAAGCAATTATATCTCTACATCCAACATATGTCTTCAATTATATCAACTACATCCTCGTCACATCTTTAAATTAGTCACCTAtatctcccaaaaatagtaaattataatcctcaaatatataaataattaGCATATGTTGGGCCTACGTCTTGTTGGGCCATATAGTGGGTTTCTATTGGCCTAAGTAGGTTGGGCCCTAAATTGGGCCCAGATGGGCCTAACTGGCCTGTAGACCTGCATCAATGGTTCATCCGGGTTTGTGTTTTAGATACCCTGTAATTGCATCTCAAATTGACAGAAGTCCACATCTTAAGTAGTTCAAGCGATTAAGTCTAATCAAGAGCAGTTCCCCAAGAATCTTTTTCTCTTAGACCTCTACCCGTATTCCCATCTTCAAGAAATTTGACTGCATCATCTCAATATATTTGTGTTCTAGTGTATCATTTATTCATGAAGATAGTTGTATGCTAGCTTAATCAAAGGCCGGTTGGATTTTTTACTAAATAGTTATGTAATCTGAAATGTATGATTTCTTGCATAAACTACAACAACATAGAAGCAACAGCTTGTCCAGAATGTAAAAAGAATTAGGAATACGCATGGCAGTTATGTTCCGAATTCCGATGCAAAGGCTTCCCATGGTGCAAAAGTTTATagacttatttttttttttaatagagttATTGAACTGTTAAGAAATATACAACAAAGTGACCTTCCTCACAGAAAGGGCTTTAATATCCTTAACTTTCAAAAAAATTGTTTCATCATCTAGTGGCAGAAATTTTGGATATAGAAGGCCCCAAATATGGCACCAAAGTAGTAGTGATGATTTGAAAACATGAAGATGCATCCAGCAGATTCACATCTAATATCTAATAAGGTTGCAGAATGGTAAAACATGAAGGTTGCAGAATGGTAAAAAGGGAACAAAAACAGTTTAGTGTGTTGATTGATTTATCTTTCTTTTAAGAGTCAATGGCTAGAATAGACAAGACTTGAGAAGCTAAATTAAGCAAGCATTCCCAAATGACTGTGGAAATACAATAATCCATACAACACATCaagaaggaaaatgagaaaaaCTAGTACTCAATAAGTGATTGTCTCCCAAATGACTGTGGAAATACAATAATCCATACAACACATCaagaaggaaaatgagaaaaaCTAGTACTCAATAAGTGATTGTCTAGCTGTCAATTTCAATTGGAGAAGATATGGAGCCATAAGGTTAGCTTTGTTGAAACATTCTTTCTCagcacataataataataataataataataaaagggagTAGCCCGGGGCACCTGGAAGGCTTGAATTTTCTGTGGCACAAGAGAGTCTTCAGTGGTACCAAGACCAAGTTGTCCATTTTGATTACGCCCCCAActtaaatgaaaaggaaagaaaaggttAGTGAATGAAACCATGTCAAGAGGGAATTACTAAAACAGCTAAATTAATGTAAACCCTTATATCAAATACTTAAGGGAGTCATAATATAACAAGAACCACATGGAATGCTcttaaaagaaggaaaaactgCAGCACTTTAAAGGATGCATGGCAACCATCCATTTGACATGGACATTACAGATTTcttgaggaaaaaaataaatatgagtACAAGAGGAGACCATTTGGACAATTATGAACAGACTCAAAAGTCACTGTGGATGCAATTTTGATGCCCAAAGTAGGACCAAAAACATCTAATTGGAACTGAGACCCACATCTCTTAAGCAAGGAACAAGTGAATATAGCCACCACGAAACAAATCCCATGACACCCCCTACAAACTTAAGGAGAAGTTTCAAATGCATTTGGAACATCAGACAAGTGAACTTTGCTCAGAAATTAGATTTTACAAGTACCTCATGATTCATGAAGGGCACATATTCTTCATCTACTTCTGCAGCTCCACTTTGGGAATTAGGACTGAATGATAggatcaatttcattcatatGAGAATGGCATGTATGCATATCACATGAGCTCCAATAGAATATTGTctcatctataaaaataaataactccAAATTTTTGGCAGAGTACAAGATCTTGCACAGTCGGAATATGAAATCGATGTTTAATTACTCCAACAGCAGGACCAGGTTCCTTAACTCTTTCAGTGTGTTGATCCAATGGAATAGATGCATAATTAAAATAAGCCATTTTGTGTAGCAGACTTGCCCTCTAAAAGATCCTCTACCAACAACAATATTCACTAGAAAGATAAGAAAAGGGTATCATGCATAATCAAATACAGAACTGTGGAAACGCAGCTTACAGTAACAGACATGTGAGATGTTGTAGCATTTTAACATTTCAATCCAGAAATTTTCAAATAACATGTAACCTAAAATACCCATGACATTATCTCAATGAATACCAATACATCCATTATGTCTGAAGAACGCAGTAGATAACAAACTTAGTGCCAACCTTTGCACCTCCCCATCCATAGTAACCGCCAAACAATGGCTGTCTCCACAAGCAATTTGCTTGATCTTTAAGCCTTGCAATGCTTTGATCggttggggtgtgaacaagtcaCTAGAGTTGCCATGACCTAGCCTTCCAAAGTCACCCCTACAAATACAAACAAGTTCCAGATGCTTACAGCTTCATCATATGAGAATCAAACAAC contains:
- the LOC131236606 gene encoding ultraviolet-B receptor UVR8 isoform X1 yields the protein MMVDEETDAISNHNPRVALISAGASHSVALLSGNAICSWGRGEDGQLGHGDAEDRLVPTLLTALDGCDIVSITCGADHTAAYSESQMQVFSWGWGDFGRLGHGNSSDLFTPQPIKALQGLKIKQIACGDSHCLAVTMDGEVQSWGRNQNGQLGLGTTEDSLVPQKIQAFQGIAVKMIAAGAEHTAAVTEDGDLYGWGWGRYGNLGLGDRNDRLLPGKVSAVEKMTLVACGWRHTISVSSSGSLYTYGWSKYGQLGHGDFEDHLIPQQLEALRNTSVSQISGGWRHTMAITSDGKLYGWGWNKFGQVGVGDNVDHCSPAQVKFSHEQKVVQISCGWRHTLAVTDRQNVFSWGRGTSGQLGHGDSVDQNIPKIVEALSADGSSGKKMESSKVESLSGKVWVSPSERYAIVPDETISGQSGSSVKGVGSDVSVPENDVKRIRI
- the LOC131236606 gene encoding ultraviolet-B receptor UVR8 isoform X2, encoding MMVDEETDAISNHNPRVALISAGASHSVALLSGNAICSWGRGEDGQLGHGDAEDRLVPTLLTALDGCDIVSITCGADHTAAYSESQMQVFSWGWGDFGRLGHGNSSDLFTPQPIKALQGLKIKQIACGDSHCLAVTMDGEVQSWGRNQNGQLGLGTTEDSLVPQKIQAFQGIAVKMIAAGAEHTAAVTEDGDLYGWGWGRYGNLGLGDRNDRLLPGKVSAVEKMTLVACGWRHTISVSSSGSLYTYGWSKYGQLGHGDFEDHLIPQQLEALRNTSVSQISGGWRHTMAITSDGKLYGWGWNKKVVQISCGWRHTLAVTDRQNVFSWGRGTSGQLGHGDSVDQNIPKIVEALSADGSSGKKMESSKVESLSGKVWVSPSERYAIVPDETISGQSGSSVKGVGSDVSVPENDVKRIRI
- the LOC131236606 gene encoding ultraviolet-B receptor UVR8 isoform X3, translating into MMVDEETDAISNHNPRVALISAGASHSVALLSGNAICSWGRGEDGQLGHGDAEDRLVPTLLTALDGCDIVSITCGADHTAAYSESQMQVFSWGWGDFGRLGHGNSSDLFTPQPIKALQGLKIKQIACGDSHCLAVTMDGEVQSWGRNQNGQLGLGTTEDSLVPQKIQAFQGIAVKMIAAGAEHTAAVTEDGDLYGWGWGRYGNLGLGDRNDRLLPGKVSAVEISGGWRHTMAITSDGKLYGWGWNKFGQVGVGDNVDHCSPAQVKFSHEQKVVQISCGWRHTLAVTDRQNVFSWGRGTSGQLGHGDSVDQNIPKIVEALSADGSSGKKMESSKVESLSGKVWVSPSERYAIVPDETISGQSGSSVKGVGSDVSVPENDVKRIRI